TCTCAAAGAAAGACAAGGAGTTTGAGCGATGAAGAGAGGAAAGAAGTGGAGAAGGCATTGAGAAATATCAGAGTTTTCGTTTGCCATAGAGAAACGGTTCAACGGTACCGTGTTAATGGCTTAACTGAAGAAGCTACCGAAAATCTTTACTTCCCTGACCGGGGTGGTAAGAATTTGAGGCTTGTTGATTACTTTAAGGATCACTACAATTATGACATACAGTTCAGGAACTTGCCATGCTTGCAAATCAGTAGGAGCAAACCATGCTATCTTCCCATGGAACTTTGTATGATTTGTGAAGGCCAAAAGTTTCTTGGGAAGCTTTCGGATGATCAGACTGCAAGGATCCTTAAAATGGGCTGCCAGAGACCGAAAGAACGAAAAGCCATAATTGATGGAATCATGAGAGGACCAGTAGGGCCTACAAGGTAATGTTATACAACACTATGAAGAATTCACTTGATTATATTTGATTGCAGGTAAAACTTAAGGATTTGCACTTTTTCTTGGCAGTGGCAACCAGGCAGAAGAATTCAAACTCCAAGTTTCGAGAGAAATGACTCGGTTGAACGGGAGGATTCTTCAACCTCCCAAGCTCAAGCTTGGTGATGGTGGACACATAAGAGATATCACTCCTTCCCGCCGTGATCGCCAATGGAACCTTTTGGACAGCCATGTATTTCAAGGAACGAGAATAGAACGGTGGGCACTTATAAGTTTTGGGGGCACCCCTGATCAAAAGTCTAACATCCCCAAATTCATAAACCAGCTATCTCAAAGGTGTGAGCAGCTGGGGATCTTTCTTAACAAAAGCACAATTGTCAGCCCTCAATTTGAATCAACACAGGTGCTTAGTAATGTGTATCTTTTGGAATCTAAGCTCAAGAAGATCCACAGAGCTGCTTCCAACAATCTCCAGCTGCTCATATGTGTAATGGAGAAAAAGCACAAAggctatgcggatttgaaacgaataGCGGAGACAAGTGTGGGAGTTGTGAGCCAGTGCTGCTTGTATCCGAACCTTGGGAAACTCAGTTCACAGTTTCTTGCAAATTTGGCCCTGAAGATCAATGCCAAAGTTGGAGGTTGCACAGTTGCTTTGTACAACTCGTTGCCATCTCAGATTCCACGTCTTCTCCGGCTCGATGAGCCTGTGATCTTTATGGGTGCTGATGTGACACATCCTCACCCGCTTGATGATTTCAGCCCATCAGTTGCCGCCGTGGTTGGTAGCATGAACTGGCCTGCAGCAAACAAGTATGTATCTAGAATGAGGTCTCAAACGCATCGACAAGAAATTATTCAGGACCTCGCTGCAATGGTAGGGGAGTTACTTGATGACTTCTACCAGGAAGTAAACAAACTGCCCAAAAGAATCATCTTCTTCAGAGACGGTGTAAGCGAAACTCAATTCTACAAAGTGCTTAAAGAGGAGCTGCAAGCTGTTAAAGAAGCTTGTGCAAGATTTCCGGGTTATAAACCTCCCATTACTTTCGCAGTAGTACAAAAGAGGCATCACACAAGGTTGTTCCCATTTGAAATCGATCCTTCTTCCATGCAAAACCTACCTTTTGATGAAAATATTCCCCCCGGAACCGTAGTGGATACCGTGATAACACATCCAAAGGAATTCGATTTCTATCTTTGCAGTCATTGGGGGGTGAAGGGTACTAGCCGCCCGACTCATTACCATGTGTTGTGGGATGAAAACCATTTCACTTCTGACGAACTGCAGAAGCTGGTTTACAACCTATGTTACACGTTCGTAAGATGCACCAAGCCCGTGTCTTTGGTGCCGCCTGCGTACTACGCGCACCTGGCAGCATATAGAGGGAGGCTTTACCTCGAGCGATCAGAATCCATTGCTTGTATGAGAAGTTCTCCCACAATTTCACGTCCAGCTCCTCCGAAGGCAACACCATTACCGACACTAAGCGAGAATATTAAGAAACTCATGTTCTACTGCTAAAACTAAATGATCCTCACAATCACATGTAAAAGTAGTGGATGAATTTATAGCCAAATTGCGCAGTTTCATGTGATTACAAGTGGTAGAGCTTGGATTTGGCCATGCAAATAGTTGTACAATTATGATAGCAGCAAAGAGAGAAATCTTAAATTCCATGTTGTGGACTTTTTTTCTTCGCATGAAAATTCTTTGGTTGGTTTAAACATGAAATATTAATATCCAGAATCACTGCAGACAGGACGTGGATTAGTTGAAGTGATATAAAATCATTAATGATTTAAGCTAAAAGGAGTAAGTGAGTAAATGAATGGCAAGAAGAATACTGAAATGAATATTTTGGTAATAGTTAAAAAAGAAGTTGAacctaataatattatttatgaaatgatgataaataGAATAGGGTTAGGAAAAAGGGTCCAAAAAATACTACAAAACCAAGTCAGCttttgagagagaaaaagaaaaacaaaagaaaaggcaAGGAGAAAAAGGGGAGTGAAGTCTGACTTTGGACATTGCGTTTTGTCTGAGAAAAGGGGTTAAAGTAGAGACAGAAAGGACTCTGCTACTCTGAACCAAACATGGGTTATACAGGGGTCCTCTCTTACCTCACTATGTCACACGTGCTTCATCCTTTCTCAGGTTTtctgtttttttataaaatttttaaaaatgtttcacaaattttaattttaacatttcgaaataacaaatatttatttgataataatgtaattatataaaataattttataataaatttgaatttaataaaatatttttatcaatattaacaattaaatttaaattttgagatgTGAAAATTGGACAGATTAAAAgtatgtattatattaaattaattttttaaattttgatgggATAAAAGAATATACTTGTTTATTTAAGGAAGAGGTTAAAGAAGATTgaattcaattattaattaacAAAAGTGGCAATAGAAATTGacagaaattaaattattattatttattattacgaGGGATTAAAGTTTTAGTTATACAAATAAatgttgaattatttttaaaaaggttgatggtgtttatatttattataaaaaaatatttttaaaaagataaaatcatcattttaaacatgaggttacaaaataattttattgaaaatatatttttttaactaaaacttattttttttttaacttggatTAAAATATCGTTTAAAAAGCTATttgtttattaatgatttttgaaaaatatttttcaccctaataataaaataaaaccttaaTTAAAGTAAGAccaaaacctttttatttttggcTGACTATACCTTTAATCTGGACTAAATCCAAAATCATgtcaaattaaatctctaaataagagataaaatcaaaaaatacccGAATTAAGGTATTTGaactatttataaaatataagttCAAAAATCACGATTACTCGGAATCgaattaaattctattttttttatgaaaccaaataatataaaagtttataaaataaaaaagaaattaaaccatACCAATATCACCCATACTCAACTGAATAGGAATTTTTGTTTAAAAGGGTATAAAAATTTATGTCACATAACGTAGAAGGTCGGTTCCATTGATAGGGTTGGGACATAGAAGAATAAAGGAAGAAAATGGGTGAGAAGTGAGTTGATGGTGGGTATCCTATTTCACATTCATTGATGTTTCATTCATCTCTCCCTCATTCCCAGTCTCTGGTTTTGATGATCCCCTAATTATACTTGGTGTACATACCAAATCTTTTGTCTAAATTCCCTTTCAATGTTTACCAAATTTAATCAATCCTACCAATATTTTCACCCATCATGTAGTTGGATAAGGAAATCTCACAAGTTgctataattttgttttattatttaaaacatgTATCAAACTTTTTCTACAGTTGAAGGCCTATCCTTTGTTTTATCTACCAATTTCTTTCCTCTACAATGTCGTTGAAATATTATTAAtcaaaaagttaattttttttgaagttcTAAATCCCACCGGATGACAATGAGATATGCATTTATAGTTGGTGAATATATGCTTCAAGTCCCtacattttttgtttatttagaattttatcatttatttttatttcaaagacttttttttttgcttttcaaattttcaaaatgtaaGTGTAAttcttaaaatcattaaattattttattaaattcaagtttattacaacaccctttttttattattattatatgatttcCAAGTAGATCTCTCCAAAAATCAAATAACCTACCCGGCCTGATATCATCTTGACTAGGGCCAAGCTTGAACAATAATTTTTGCACTTCATGTTGGCCCAATTCAAcccgaatttaaataataaaacttatatttaaattaaatttttttataaaaatatatcaaataacaactaaaatatattcttaatattttattacttttttaataataaaacagaCTTTTTTGGTGGGGCAACCAAGCAAAAAAGggcttgaaaaatattaaaaatattttggtcAACTCATAGACACCTTTGCTACCaagttattttaaaatgttacaacTACGAATTTAACAGAATAATTTTAAGAGTGTTTACAATagaacttgaattttgaaatttacaaaataaaagtctaaattcatgaaaataaaaatatatagattaaattctaaatgtagGAAGAGTACAATTTCttgtagcatattttaacctttatcaAAATCATCACATTCTATTCCTTcgccatttgattttttaataatgaaaGTCCCATTGCAAAGGTAGCAGCAGTGCAAAATGGGATCAAGTGAGAAAAGTTCCATTTCATTGTGCTCTATTTCATCATCTCTCACAAACAATGTTAGTCATAAGGCCAAGTAACAGAATTCATAGGTATACTTGTTGTAAACGCTAAAAAACGCGCCCTTCTACGGTTTTCTCTTCCGGGATCTGAAGCAATTCTCGAATTCCTTCACAAACCTGTAGCAAGGGTAAGTAATTCATTGTTAATGCAAACGAAAACAAAATGGTCACCCATGTACACAGAACTTTCAATGGGACATGACAtgtacaaacataccattttaatTTGTGCTTTGATTGAAGCAATTAAGCGAGTATACTCTTCTATTTGCCTGCATGGTACAAttgacaattaaaaaaaaaaatttttgagagaGGAAAAGAACCAAGAAGAAACTATTCAACTGAGTGTGTTACGTTAAGTGAATTTAAGCTTAATACATCCTATTGCAGAGGCCAAAGACTGATTGTGTTCCTTCCAACGCTGTCAAGCGCATGAGACACATTCTTGGCGCTAACTCAGGCGTAAggcacaaaaaagaaaaagagctagCCTAAGTAAATCGCAGCATGTATATGTTTGAGTTTTTGTTTGCgtct
The genomic region above belongs to Gossypium hirsutum isolate 1008001.06 chromosome D05, Gossypium_hirsutum_v2.1, whole genome shotgun sequence and contains:
- the LOC107903936 gene encoding protein argonaute 7; the encoded protein is MEETEEHHHVNKKCTTKTRTFKGGNNNPHKHHYQHPLLQYSSHFGLFNQNQFQSYSYYPALLPLPRPIPLQLALTPPLSQNQNFQTKTHLQKLPCKVNDFPPLATSSLPDTQVPVLTMTPAPEGLHGRTSFPYKGRKVRSSDTKEALVAARRPDSGGVEGPVITLLANHFVVKFDPSLKIYHYNVEISPSPSKEVARMIKQKLVENNSGLLSGAHPAYDGRKNIYSPVEFQNDKLEFFISLPIPTTKSGLPFGELNCFPQKQNQLKVFRINIRHVSKFDGKDLRSYLSKEGDDWIPLPQDYLHALDVVLREGPMEKCIPVGRSFYSSSMGGTKEIGGGAIGWRGFFQSLRPTQQGLALNVDFSISAFHESIGVILYLQKRLDFLRDLSQRKTRSLSDEERKEVEKALRNIRVFVCHRETVQRYRVNGLTEEATENLYFPDRGGKNLRLVDYFKDHYNYDIQFRNLPCLQISRSKPCYLPMELCMICEGQKFLGKLSDDQTARILKMGCQRPKERKAIIDGIMRGPVGPTSGNQAEEFKLQVSREMTRLNGRILQPPKLKLGDGGHIRDITPSRRDRQWNLLDSHVFQGTRIERWALISFGGTPDQKSNIPKFINQLSQRCEQLGIFLNKSTIVSPQFESTQVLSNVYLLESKLKKIHRAASNNLQLLICVMEKKHKGYADLKRIAETSVGVVSQCCLYPNLGKLSSQFLANLALKINAKVGGCTVALYNSLPSQIPRLLRLDEPVIFMGADVTHPHPLDDFSPSVAAVVGSMNWPAANKYVSRMRSQTHRQEIIQDLAAMVGELLDDFYQEVNKLPKRIIFFRDGVSETQFYKVLKEELQAVKEACARFPGYKPPITFAVVQKRHHTRLFPFEIDPSSMQNLPFDENIPPGTVVDTVITHPKEFDFYLCSHWGVKGTSRPTHYHVLWDENHFTSDELQKLVYNLCYTFVRCTKPVSLVPPAYYAHLAAYRGRLYLERSESIACMRSSPTISRPAPPKATPLPTLSENIKKLMFYC